A stretch of Desulfurivibrio alkaliphilus AHT 2 DNA encodes these proteins:
- the dnaA gene encoding chromosomal replication initiator protein DnaA → MSMIWPEVRKILQHQLPESVFNLWIEPLRCLAEDDQVLELAGPDRFFCSWVADHYHAAMQEALQRLEKPGVGIRFRVDPELVSDDTAGAGADGRVGKEQLRLPQMPKGRPRIRTLHPRYTFDEFMVGESNALAFTACEAIAAGGAEAEPCVFINAGTGLGKSHLAHAVAHHLYNHSPSTRLCCLTTQQLTAELVRHIRSNTMDQFKEKFQRQCDVLLVEDVQTLSGRGKTQVELAEAVDCLLENGRRVLFTGAVGPREIPDLDDGVRSRLASGLVTSINPPDMQTRRLIIQRKAAYHKLALDEEMVEFLAEKVRGDVRRLESAIVGLKAKANLRKSQPTMAMVKEVVATVVGGDGGGLSAEAIRDFVAAQFQVSVGELQSKSRKKDVAFPRQVSMYLARKLTDEALAGIGKAFNRDHSTVVHSIRVITEAVARNGSVRGQVEHLTEKLKQRQK, encoded by the coding sequence ATGAGCATGATTTGGCCTGAAGTAAGAAAAATTTTGCAGCATCAACTTCCTGAAAGTGTTTTTAACCTCTGGATCGAGCCCTTGCGGTGCCTGGCGGAAGATGACCAGGTGTTGGAGTTGGCCGGTCCCGATCGCTTTTTTTGTTCCTGGGTGGCCGACCATTACCATGCTGCCATGCAGGAGGCTCTTCAACGGTTGGAAAAGCCGGGGGTCGGAATCCGTTTCCGGGTTGATCCGGAACTGGTCTCCGACGATACGGCAGGAGCCGGCGCCGATGGGCGTGTAGGCAAAGAGCAGTTGCGGCTGCCGCAGATGCCCAAAGGGCGGCCCCGCATTCGCACCCTCCATCCGCGGTACACCTTCGACGAATTCATGGTGGGGGAGTCCAACGCCCTGGCCTTTACCGCCTGTGAAGCCATAGCCGCCGGTGGCGCCGAGGCCGAGCCCTGTGTCTTCATCAACGCCGGCACCGGCCTGGGCAAGAGTCACCTGGCCCATGCCGTGGCCCATCATTTATATAATCATTCCCCCAGCACCAGGCTTTGCTGCCTGACCACCCAGCAACTCACCGCGGAACTGGTCCGCCACATCAGAAGCAACACCATGGACCAGTTCAAGGAAAAGTTTCAACGCCAGTGTGATGTACTGCTGGTGGAGGATGTCCAGACCCTGTCGGGGAGGGGTAAAACCCAGGTGGAGTTGGCCGAGGCGGTGGACTGTTTGCTGGAAAACGGGCGCCGGGTGCTGTTTACCGGCGCGGTGGGCCCCCGGGAGATCCCAGACCTGGACGATGGGGTGCGCTCCCGCCTGGCCTCCGGGCTGGTCACCTCTATCAACCCGCCGGACATGCAGACCCGGCGTCTGATCATTCAGCGTAAAGCCGCCTACCACAAGCTGGCTTTAGACGAGGAGATGGTGGAGTTTCTGGCGGAGAAGGTCCGGGGTGATGTCCGCCGGTTGGAAAGCGCCATTGTTGGGCTTAAGGCCAAGGCCAATCTGCGCAAAAGCCAGCCCACCATGGCCATGGTCAAGGAGGTGGTGGCCACGGTGGTGGGCGGTGATGGCGGCGGCCTGTCCGCCGAGGCGATTCGTGATTTTGTCGCCGCCCAGTTCCAGGTCAGCGTCGGTGAGCTGCAGTCCAAATCGCGGAAAAAGGATGTGGCTTTTCCCCGCCAGGTTTCCATGTATCTGGCCCGCAAACTGACCGACGAGGCCCTGGCCGGGATCGGCAAGGCCTTCAATCGTGATCATTCCACCGTGGTGCATTCCATTCGGGTAATCACCGAGGCGGTGGCCCGCAACGGCAGCGTGCGCGGGCAGGTGGAGCATCTCACCGAAAAGCTTAAACAGCGTCAGAAATAG